The proteins below are encoded in one region of Pseudomonas putida S13.1.2:
- the gudD gene encoding glucarate dehydratase: MNMQTNPAVHTSTPVVTDLRVIPVAGHDSMLLNLSGAHGPYFTRNVVVLRDSAGNTGLGEVPGGEQIRQTLEDARSLVVGQPIGHYQRVLNAMRQTFASRDSAGRGLQTFDLRITVHAVTAIESALLDLLGQHLNVPMAALLGEGQQRDAVKMLGYLFYIGDRQQTDLAYRNEADADDDWFRVRHEKALTPEAVVRLAEAAEQRYGFSDFKLKGGVLRGEEEMEAVTALAERFPEARITLDPNGAWSLKEAIALCRDKHHVLAYAEDPCGAENGYSGREVMAEFRRATGLPTATNMIATDWRQMGHAIQSQAVDIPLADPHFWTLQGSVRVAQMCNDWGLTWGSHSNNHFDISLAMFTQVAAAAPGEITAIDTHWIWQDGQRLTREPLRIVDGHVRVPARPGLGVELDEDQLAKAHECYRNMGLGARDDSVAMQYLISGWRFDNKRPCLVR; this comes from the coding sequence ATGAATATGCAGACCAATCCCGCCGTTCATACCAGCACCCCGGTGGTCACCGACCTGCGCGTTATCCCCGTGGCCGGCCATGACAGCATGCTGCTGAACCTCAGTGGCGCCCATGGCCCGTATTTCACCCGCAACGTGGTAGTGCTGCGCGACAGCGCTGGCAATACCGGGCTGGGCGAGGTGCCTGGCGGTGAACAGATTCGCCAGACCCTGGAAGACGCCCGCAGCCTGGTAGTCGGCCAGCCGATCGGCCACTACCAGCGCGTGCTCAATGCCATGCGCCAGACCTTTGCCAGCCGTGACTCGGCGGGTCGTGGCCTGCAAACCTTCGACCTGCGCATTACCGTGCATGCGGTAACGGCCATCGAGTCGGCGCTGCTCGACCTGCTTGGCCAGCACCTCAACGTGCCCATGGCGGCCCTGCTGGGCGAGGGGCAGCAGCGCGATGCGGTGAAGATGTTGGGTTACCTGTTCTACATCGGCGACCGCCAGCAGACCGACCTGGCCTACCGCAACGAGGCCGATGCCGATGACGACTGGTTCCGCGTGCGCCACGAGAAGGCCTTGACCCCGGAAGCGGTGGTGCGCCTGGCCGAAGCGGCCGAGCAGCGCTATGGCTTCAGCGACTTCAAGCTCAAGGGCGGTGTGCTGCGTGGTGAAGAGGAGATGGAAGCAGTCACGGCGCTGGCCGAGCGCTTCCCCGAAGCGCGAATCACCCTCGACCCCAACGGCGCCTGGTCACTGAAAGAGGCCATTGCCTTGTGTCGCGACAAGCATCACGTGCTGGCCTATGCCGAAGACCCCTGCGGTGCCGAGAACGGTTATTCGGGCCGGGAGGTGATGGCCGAGTTCCGCCGGGCCACCGGCCTGCCCACCGCCACCAACATGATTGCCACCGACTGGCGGCAGATGGGCCATGCGATCCAGTCGCAGGCAGTGGATATTCCGCTGGCCGACCCGCACTTCTGGACCTTGCAAGGTTCGGTACGGGTAGCGCAGATGTGCAATGACTGGGGGCTGACCTGGGGCTCGCATTCGAACAACCATTTTGACATTTCGCTGGCGATGTTCACCCAGGTGGCGGCTGCGGCGCCGGGCGAGATTACCGCGATCGACACCCACTGGATCTGGCAGGACGGCCAGCGCCTGACCCGTGAACCGCTGCGCATAGTCGACGGGCACGTGCGGGTACCGGCCCGGCCGGGGCTGGGGGTGGAGCTGGATGAGGACCAGTTGGCCAAGGCCCATGAGTGCTACCGCAACATGGGGTTGGGGGCGCGGGATGACAGCGTGGCGATGCAGTATCTGATTTCGGGGTGGCGCTTCGATAACAAGCGGCCTTGCCTGGTGCGTTGA
- a CDS encoding amino acid permease: MSTVGSDGNLAQGFKPRHVTMLSIAGIIGAGLFVGSGHAIAAAGPATIVSYFVAGTLVVLVMRMLGEMAVAHPDTGSFSTYADQAIGRWAGYTIGWLYWWFWVLVIPIEALAAGHVLNAWFPQVDSWIFALASVLLLACTNLFSVAKYGEFEFWFAILKVTAILGFIGLGFAALMGWLPNREVSGLSGLMAEYGGFAPKGWSAVVGAFITVMFSFIGTEAVTIAASESSDPSRNIAKATRSVIWRISTFYILSIFVIISVVPWNDPQLAVVGSYQRALEIMNIPNASFMVDLVVLVAVTSCMNSSIYIASRMMYSLAKRGDAPAFLNKTSKVGVPRAAVFGSTLIGAAIAILNYFAPKGVFEFLLASSGAIALLVYMVIAISQLRMRRRLERENTELKFRMWLFPYLTWAVIVFIAGALAVMMYTPEHRVEVSSTLGLAIVISFLGIVTSRGHAQPVGARSVG; the protein is encoded by the coding sequence ATGAGCACCGTGGGATCTGATGGCAACCTTGCACAAGGTTTCAAGCCTCGTCATGTAACGATGCTGTCCATCGCCGGCATCATCGGCGCCGGACTTTTCGTGGGCTCTGGTCACGCCATCGCGGCGGCTGGGCCAGCAACCATAGTTTCTTATTTCGTGGCCGGAACCCTGGTGGTACTGGTCATGCGCATGCTCGGCGAAATGGCCGTGGCACACCCTGATACCGGATCGTTTTCCACCTACGCCGACCAGGCCATCGGCCGCTGGGCCGGCTACACCATCGGTTGGCTGTACTGGTGGTTCTGGGTATTGGTAATCCCTATCGAAGCGCTGGCTGCCGGGCATGTGCTGAACGCCTGGTTCCCCCAGGTGGACAGCTGGATCTTCGCCCTGGCCTCGGTGCTGCTGCTGGCCTGCACCAACCTGTTCAGCGTGGCCAAGTACGGTGAGTTCGAGTTCTGGTTCGCCATCCTGAAGGTTACGGCGATTCTGGGTTTCATCGGCCTGGGCTTTGCCGCGCTGATGGGCTGGCTGCCCAACCGCGAGGTCAGCGGCCTGAGCGGGCTGATGGCCGAGTACGGCGGCTTTGCGCCGAAGGGTTGGTCGGCGGTGGTCGGTGCGTTCATCACCGTGATGTTCAGCTTCATCGGCACCGAGGCGGTGACCATCGCCGCGTCCGAATCCAGCGACCCGTCGCGCAACATCGCCAAAGCCACCCGCTCGGTGATCTGGCGTATCAGCACCTTCTACATCCTGTCGATTTTCGTGATCATTTCGGTGGTGCCGTGGAACGACCCACAACTGGCGGTGGTTGGCTCGTACCAGCGTGCGCTGGAAATCATGAACATCCCCAATGCGTCGTTCATGGTCGACCTGGTGGTGCTGGTGGCCGTGACCAGCTGCATGAACTCGTCGATCTACATTGCTTCGCGGATGATGTATTCGCTGGCCAAGCGCGGTGACGCCCCGGCCTTCCTCAACAAGACCTCCAAAGTTGGCGTACCACGCGCTGCAGTGTTTGGCAGTACCCTGATCGGCGCAGCCATCGCCATCCTCAACTACTTTGCGCCCAAGGGGGTGTTTGAATTCCTGCTGGCCAGCTCTGGTGCCATCGCTCTGCTGGTGTACATGGTCATCGCCATCTCGCAGCTGCGCATGCGCCGCCGCCTGGAGCGGGAGAACACCGAGCTGAAGTTCCGCATGTGGCTGTTCCCGTACCTGACGTGGGCGGTGATCGTCTTCATTGCCGGGGCGTTGGCGGTGATGATGTATACGCCCGAGCACCGGGTGGAGGTGAGTTCCACACTGGGCCTGGCGATCGTGATTTCCTTCCTGGGGATCGTGACCTCGCGCGGCCATGCGCAACCTGTGGGGGCGCGGTCGGTGGGGTGA
- a CDS encoding PDDEXK nuclease domain-containing protein: MSAEQKIQAPTAFPSVKDDRFEEVLGLIKNARQRAVQAVNTQLIDLYWQVGAYISRKLERAEWGESVVSQLAAHLAQTQPGLRGFTKRNLFRMRQFYEAYRNDEKVSALLTQLPWTHNLTILTLSKLPDEREFYLRLAVQEKWSSRELERQFRASLFERSVANPAKASANLKQHYPAAMDVFRDAYVVEFLGLPGGHVEADLQGALMDRLKQFLIELGRDFCFVGSQYPLQVGGRDFALDLLFFHRGLNCLVAIELKVGRFEPEYLGKLDFYLEALDRNERKPHENPAIGVLLCASRDDEVVEYALNRSLSPALIAEYQTRLPDKALLQAKLHEFYALGAAEDQSA, encoded by the coding sequence ATGAGCGCTGAACAAAAAATACAAGCGCCGACCGCCTTTCCTTCGGTCAAGGATGACCGGTTCGAGGAAGTGCTCGGGTTGATTAAGAATGCCAGGCAACGTGCGGTGCAGGCGGTCAATACACAATTGATCGATTTGTACTGGCAGGTGGGGGCTTACATCAGCCGCAAGCTGGAGCGAGCTGAGTGGGGGGAATCTGTAGTAAGCCAGCTGGCAGCACACCTGGCTCAGACGCAGCCTGGGCTGCGTGGCTTTACAAAGCGCAATCTCTTCCGCATGCGGCAGTTCTATGAGGCGTATCGGAATGACGAGAAAGTGTCAGCACTGCTGACACAATTGCCTTGGACCCATAACCTTACCATCCTGACCTTGAGCAAATTGCCTGACGAACGTGAGTTCTATCTGCGTTTGGCCGTCCAGGAGAAATGGTCCAGTCGTGAGCTGGAACGGCAGTTCAGAGCTTCTCTTTTCGAACGTAGTGTGGCGAACCCTGCTAAAGCCTCAGCAAATCTGAAACAGCATTACCCAGCAGCAATGGATGTGTTTCGAGATGCCTACGTGGTCGAGTTCCTGGGCCTACCGGGTGGCCATGTCGAAGCGGATCTGCAAGGTGCGCTGATGGATAGGCTCAAACAGTTCCTGATCGAGCTGGGCCGGGATTTCTGCTTCGTTGGCTCCCAATATCCGCTTCAGGTCGGCGGCCGTGACTTCGCACTCGACCTGCTGTTCTTCCACCGGGGCCTCAACTGCCTGGTCGCGATCGAACTGAAAGTCGGCCGCTTCGAGCCTGAGTACCTGGGCAAGCTCGATTTCTATCTGGAAGCACTGGATCGCAATGAACGTAAGCCTCATGAAAACCCTGCCATCGGCGTGTTGTTATGCGCCAGCAGAGATGACGAGGTGGTCGAGTACGCACTTAACCGAAGCTTATCTCCAGCGCTGATTGCCGAGTATCAGACGCGCTTGCCGGACAAGGCACTGCTGCAGGCCAAGCTGCATGAGTTTTATGCCCTGGGTGCTGCAGAAGATCAGAGTGCTTGA
- a CDS encoding LysR family transcriptional regulator, whose protein sequence is MEIRHFRYFLCVARHGHFTRAAEQLGIAPPTLSRQIQDMERELGVRLFERSQREVNLTAAGQALLIEAEHAVRQFDAAQLGAQKAARGESGRIELGYVASAAYSGMLQQQVSRYSETCPGVRLNIRELPMAELPGMVRDGLLDLAYVRSPMELPDELEAIALHQEGFVLALPASSRINEVPQIPASRLANETFILPEQISGTLEVAAQGGFVPRLGPQPGSLVAVITLVSLGQGIAVVPESVVQRINLPQVNYRRVVDCQASSWLSLVHRRFEKAPAVMRYVQSVMGGT, encoded by the coding sequence ATGGAAATCCGCCATTTCCGCTACTTCCTGTGCGTCGCCCGCCACGGCCATTTCACCCGTGCCGCCGAGCAACTGGGCATCGCCCCGCCCACCCTCAGCCGGCAGATCCAGGACATGGAGCGCGAACTGGGCGTACGCCTGTTCGAGCGCAGCCAGCGCGAGGTCAACCTGACCGCCGCCGGCCAGGCGCTGTTGATCGAGGCGGAGCACGCCGTGCGCCAGTTCGATGCGGCGCAACTGGGCGCACAAAAGGCCGCCCGTGGCGAAAGCGGGCGTATCGAACTGGGCTACGTGGCCTCGGCCGCCTACTCGGGCATGCTCCAGCAGCAAGTCAGCCGCTACAGCGAAACCTGCCCTGGCGTGCGCCTGAATATCCGTGAACTGCCCATGGCCGAGCTACCCGGCATGGTCCGCGACGGCTTGCTCGACCTTGCCTACGTGCGCTCACCGATGGAGCTGCCTGACGAACTGGAAGCAATCGCCTTGCACCAGGAAGGTTTCGTCCTCGCCCTGCCCGCCAGCTCGCGGATCAACGAAGTACCGCAGATTCCGGCCTCACGCCTGGCCAACGAAACCTTCATCCTGCCCGAGCAGATTTCCGGCACGCTGGAAGTGGCCGCGCAAGGTGGTTTCGTTCCCAGGCTTGGCCCACAACCCGGCAGCCTGGTGGCAGTGATTACCTTGGTCTCACTTGGGCAAGGCATTGCTGTAGTCCCGGAATCGGTGGTGCAGCGCATCAACCTGCCGCAGGTGAATTACCGGCGGGTCGTCGATTGCCAAGCTAGCTCGTGGCTAAGCCTGGTTCACCGGCGCTTCGAGAAAGCACCTGCGGTGATGCGATATGTGCAAAGCGTGATGGGCGGCACTTGA
- a CDS encoding MFS transporter — protein MPSARFTLLTASLVCALIILDTNIVAVSLPSIARDLSGSFADIEWVVSAYLLAFAACLLPAGSLADRFGRRRMLLLGLVLFGLASLACGAAPNLLFLDLARAAKGVGAALLLTSALAAIGNRFHEPQERMRAWAFWGACMGATITFAPLLGGIIASTLGWRWIFYINLPLVALLAVMVMRSVEESRDSAAARLDPWGSLTFAGSLGYLIWAMIDANQVGWGSAQTLGRLVISAFLFGLFVMVERSQARPMIDLRLMRSGRFVGALLGMFAYAACAQVMMTLLPLYLQNGLQLSALAAGAGMLPFAIAMLVTPRLGMRLATRLSPAQVFALGLVLVGVGNLLCAWAAGFGGYAAFALASLVLGAGAGLLNGDTQKNIMACVPRQRTGMASGLSTTTRFGAIVLAIGLLGGVLAARSGQLLHEALVAVAPSQVGQVAAMATRVAAGDLQAALALLDPGLREAVAPLARQAFMGGFEAVLQVAGVAALVFAVVVGVLLSRPLPATQETLLGQSQPL, from the coding sequence ATGCCCTCTGCACGGTTCACCCTGCTCACAGCCTCCCTGGTCTGCGCCCTGATCATTCTCGACACCAACATCGTCGCGGTCAGCCTGCCCAGCATCGCCCGCGACCTGTCCGGCTCGTTCGCCGATATCGAATGGGTGGTCAGCGCCTACCTGCTGGCCTTCGCCGCCTGCCTGTTGCCCGCCGGCAGCCTGGCCGACCGTTTTGGCCGGCGGCGCATGCTGCTGCTCGGCCTGGTGCTGTTCGGTTTGGCCTCGCTGGCGTGTGGTGCCGCGCCGAACCTGCTGTTCCTTGACCTGGCCAGGGCCGCAAAGGGTGTGGGGGCTGCGTTGTTATTGACCTCGGCGCTGGCCGCGATCGGCAACCGCTTTCATGAGCCGCAAGAGCGCATGCGCGCCTGGGCCTTCTGGGGTGCCTGCATGGGCGCCACCATCACCTTTGCGCCGCTGTTAGGCGGGATAATCGCCAGCACCCTGGGTTGGCGCTGGATCTTCTACATCAACCTGCCGCTGGTAGCGCTGCTTGCAGTGATGGTGATGCGCAGTGTCGAGGAATCCCGCGACAGTGCCGCAGCCCGGCTCGACCCATGGGGCAGCCTGACCTTCGCCGGCAGCCTGGGCTACCTGATCTGGGCGATGATCGATGCCAACCAGGTGGGCTGGGGCAGCGCGCAAACCCTTGGACGGCTGGTGATCAGCGCCTTCCTGTTCGGCCTGTTCGTGATGGTCGAGCGCAGCCAGGCACGGCCGATGATCGACCTGCGGCTAATGCGCAGCGGGCGTTTCGTCGGCGCCCTGCTGGGCATGTTCGCGTACGCCGCTTGCGCCCAGGTGATGATGACTCTGCTACCGCTGTACCTGCAGAACGGCCTGCAGCTTTCGGCCCTGGCCGCTGGCGCAGGCATGTTGCCGTTCGCCATCGCCATGTTGGTGACGCCGCGCCTGGGCATGCGCCTGGCCACCCGCTTGAGTCCGGCGCAGGTGTTTGCGTTGGGCCTAGTACTGGTGGGGGTGGGCAACCTGCTGTGTGCCTGGGCCGCCGGGTTTGGCGGCTATGCAGCCTTTGCCCTGGCCAGCCTAGTGCTGGGGGCGGGTGCCGGGCTGCTAAATGGCGACACCCAGAAAAACATCATGGCGTGTGTGCCACGCCAGCGTACCGGGATGGCTTCCGGGTTGAGTACAACTACGCGCTTCGGGGCCATCGTCCTGGCTATCGGTTTACTGGGTGGCGTACTGGCCGCCCGCAGCGGGCAATTGCTTCACGAAGCCCTGGTTGCCGTAGCGCCATCGCAAGTGGGCCAGGTTGCTGCGATGGCCACGCGGGTAGCGGCGGGCGACCTGCAGGCGGCCCTGGCGCTGCTTGATCCGGGCTTGCGTGAAGCGGTGGCACCCTTGGCCCGCCAGGCGTTCATGGGTGGCTTCGAGGCCGTGTTGCAGGTTGCGGGCGTTGCAGCGCTGGTGTTCGCGGTGGTGGTCGGCGTGCTGCTGAGCCGCCCGCTGCCCGCTACGCAGGAAACGCTACTGGGGCAAAGCCAACCCCTGTAA
- a CDS encoding TonB-dependent siderophore receptor: MSLTPVSQRHPLSRAVHAAFLGLVVSSAALPAFAQAATAERNNQVQQWNIPGGPLAPALDHFARQAGISLSFDAQSVANRNTAGVQGALGTSAALSSLLQGTELQAEQQGPSAYLVVPQPKPAGPLELGATEDYRLAPVIINAKVKASADDDTNSVVAKELWVGGKVATSILNTPASVSVVTNKEMQQRSVSTTEEALQYTPGVVSDFYGSDDRNDYFQIRGFQATTYRDGLTLSSMRGVREDPFAYERIEILRGANSTLFGPADPGGSVNFVTKQPRFEKFGQGYVTYGSYDHAETGIDVGDALNDEQTLAGRFTAKMQNSDREYDHSQDDNRFVMGGLTWAPTDFTSATVILDYLKTNSSPNSGGYPLDKEYDRSDFYGEPGYNFHDVERTSLSGNITHDFDNGFTLRGNLRYSELSDDFGYVYLSDSASRVGTTLPRYVFGTDSDADQLNGNLMLQYDAQFEHIDSSTLVGVEYLDSTTKQSSVYSLAPSIDIANPVFTGVPGGITPYTRKKNDATTKAVFLQQNLSFYDRLIATAGVRNDSMDLSSTEYVGGVSKQSDNFSETSYRGALTYIVNDEVSTYVSMVESVSPPQVGVTPQTGRQYEVGVKYSPLGMDALFSAAVYDLTQENVTIAVVLPSGIIEQQTVGESRARGLDLEAKAQVTQNLSLIGAYSYMETEVLRGALYDGSSLKGKEFTVAPKHTASLWSYYDIANTDVSVGLGARYVGGYYMDAANTKKSDGTTLFDAALNYKIAKGTDLALNVSNLFDEQHVVGSGTANYYNPGREVTAKVSYSW, translated from the coding sequence ATGAGTTTGACCCCGGTTTCACAGCGCCATCCTTTGAGCCGTGCTGTGCACGCTGCTTTTCTGGGCCTGGTTGTCAGCAGCGCTGCGCTGCCTGCGTTTGCGCAAGCTGCTACCGCTGAGCGCAACAACCAGGTCCAGCAATGGAACATTCCTGGTGGCCCACTGGCGCCGGCGCTTGACCACTTTGCGCGCCAGGCCGGTATCAGCCTGTCCTTCGACGCACAGAGCGTAGCCAACCGCAACACGGCGGGCGTGCAGGGCGCGTTGGGCACGTCGGCTGCACTGTCGTCGTTGCTGCAGGGGACCGAGCTTCAAGCTGAGCAGCAAGGCCCGAGTGCTTACCTGGTGGTACCCCAGCCAAAGCCGGCCGGCCCGCTGGAACTGGGCGCGACCGAGGACTACCGCCTGGCGCCCGTCATCATCAACGCCAAGGTCAAGGCCAGTGCCGACGATGACACCAACTCGGTGGTTGCCAAGGAACTGTGGGTGGGCGGCAAGGTGGCGACCAGCATCCTCAACACGCCAGCTTCCGTGTCTGTGGTTACCAACAAGGAAATGCAGCAGCGCAGCGTCAGCACCACGGAAGAGGCGCTGCAATACACCCCAGGTGTGGTCAGCGACTTCTACGGCTCGGACGACCGCAACGACTACTTCCAGATCCGCGGCTTCCAAGCCACCACTTACCGTGACGGCCTGACCTTGAGCTCGATGCGTGGTGTGCGCGAAGACCCGTTCGCCTACGAGCGCATCGAAATTCTGCGTGGCGCCAACTCCACCCTGTTCGGCCCGGCAGACCCAGGCGGCTCGGTCAACTTCGTGACCAAGCAGCCGCGCTTCGAAAAATTTGGCCAGGGCTACGTGACCTATGGCTCCTATGACCATGCCGAAACCGGTATCGATGTAGGCGACGCCCTGAACGACGAACAAACGCTGGCCGGCCGCTTTACTGCCAAGATGCAGAACAGCGACCGTGAGTACGACCACTCGCAGGACGATAACCGGTTCGTGATGGGCGGCCTGACTTGGGCGCCTACCGACTTCACTTCGGCCACGGTGATCCTCGACTACCTGAAGACCAACAGCTCGCCAAACAGCGGTGGCTACCCACTGGACAAGGAATACGACCGCAGCGATTTCTACGGCGAGCCCGGCTACAACTTCCACGATGTCGAGCGCACCAGCCTCAGCGGCAACATCACCCACGACTTCGATAACGGCTTCACGCTGCGCGGCAACCTGCGCTACAGCGAGTTGAGCGATGACTTTGGCTATGTCTATCTGAGCGACAGCGCTTCGCGGGTGGGTACCACCCTACCGCGCTATGTATTCGGAACTGACAGCGATGCCGATCAGCTCAACGGCAACCTGATGCTGCAATACGATGCCCAGTTCGAGCACATCGACAGCAGCACCCTGGTGGGTGTGGAATACCTCGACTCCACCACCAAACAGAGCTCCGTATACAGCCTGGCGCCCTCCATCGATATCGCCAACCCAGTGTTCACCGGCGTGCCGGGCGGCATCACGCCCTATACCCGCAAGAAGAACGACGCCACCACCAAGGCCGTGTTCCTGCAGCAGAACCTGTCCTTCTATGACCGCTTGATCGCTACAGCGGGTGTGCGTAATGACTCCATGGACCTGTCCAGCACGGAGTACGTCGGCGGGGTGAGCAAGCAAAGCGACAACTTCTCTGAAACGTCCTACCGTGGCGCGCTGACTTACATCGTCAACGATGAAGTCTCCACTTATGTGAGCATGGTGGAATCGGTTTCGCCTCCGCAGGTTGGCGTCACCCCACAGACCGGCAGGCAGTACGAAGTGGGTGTGAAGTACTCGCCACTGGGCATGGATGCGTTGTTCTCTGCTGCCGTTTATGACCTGACCCAGGAAAACGTCACCATCGCCGTGGTGCTGCCGAGTGGCATCATCGAGCAGCAGACGGTGGGCGAGTCACGTGCCCGTGGCCTGGACCTGGAAGCCAAGGCGCAAGTCACGCAAAACCTCAGCCTGATCGGTGCCTATTCCTACATGGAAACCGAGGTGCTGCGCGGTGCGCTGTATGACGGCAGTTCGCTCAAGGGCAAGGAATTCACTGTGGCGCCGAAGCATACGGCTTCGCTGTGGAGCTACTACGACATTGCCAACACTGATGTGAGCGTTGGTCTGGGTGCCAGGTACGTTGGTGGCTATTACATGGATGCTGCCAACACCAAGAAAAGCGACGGCACCACGCTGTTTGACGCGGCCTTGAACTACAAGATTGCCAAGGGGACTGACCTTGCGCTGAATGTCAGCAACCTGTTTGACGAGCAGCATGTGGTGGGGTCGGGGACGGCGAACTATTACAACCCGGGGCGTGAGGTTACGGCGAAGGTGAGTTACAGCTGGTAA
- a CDS encoding TetR/AcrR family transcriptional regulator, with product MKGATSKAEPAGRGSLEGWLNAAYESLTESGVDAVRVMPLAKKLNLSRTSFYWFFEDRDALLVALIEQWKNKNTFNLVTQSQAYAESITEAILNVFDCWLNSELFDSQFEFAMRSWALQSPEVAQEIGQADAQRVEALRQMFDRFGFEDDAAITRARSIYLTQIGYISMKTREPLAQRMRYIPEYLKIFTGREPEARELERFYQRNGFSSADLGA from the coding sequence ATGAAAGGCGCCACCTCAAAGGCGGAACCCGCAGGCCGAGGCTCACTGGAAGGCTGGCTGAATGCGGCCTATGAAAGCCTGACCGAGTCAGGTGTCGATGCCGTGCGCGTGATGCCGCTGGCAAAAAAACTGAATTTGTCGCGCACCAGCTTCTACTGGTTTTTCGAAGACCGCGATGCCTTGCTCGTAGCCTTGATCGAGCAATGGAAAAACAAGAACACCTTCAACCTGGTGACCCAGTCCCAGGCCTATGCCGAGTCGATTACGGAGGCAATTCTCAACGTCTTCGACTGCTGGCTGAACAGCGAATTGTTCGACTCGCAATTCGAGTTCGCCATGCGCAGCTGGGCGCTGCAGTCACCGGAAGTGGCGCAGGAAATCGGCCAGGCAGACGCGCAGCGCGTCGAGGCATTGCGGCAGATGTTTGACCGTTTCGGCTTTGAAGACGATGCAGCGATTACCCGCGCCCGGTCGATCTACCTTACGCAAATCGGCTACATCAGCATGAAAACCCGGGAGCCGTTGGCACAGCGCATGCGCTACATCCCCGAATACCTGAAGATTTTCACCGGCAGGGAGCCGGAGGCGCGTGAGCTGGAGCGCTTTTACCAGCGCAACGGTTTTAGTAGTGCCGATTTGGGCGCCTGA